In Rhodamnia argentea isolate NSW1041297 chromosome 4, ASM2092103v1, whole genome shotgun sequence, the following proteins share a genomic window:
- the LOC115727321 gene encoding germin-like protein subfamily 3 member 3, with protein MSILQTLILFSLLLSASHAAVQDFCVADLMGPQSPSGYLCKKESAVTVNDFIFSGLGVPGNTTNLIKAAVTTAFVGQLPGLNGLGISLARLDLAPGGVIPIHTHPGGSEVLIVLQGSICAGFISSANNVYFKNLNKGDSMVFPQGLLHFQVNAAKGPSIAIVSFSSPSPGLQIVDFALFGNNLPSALVEAITFLDDAQVKKLKALLGGTG; from the coding sequence atgtcaatactCCAAACCCTAATCCTGttttccctcctcctctccgccTCCCACGCGGCCGTCCAGGACTTCTGCGTCGCAGACCTCATGGGCCCTCAGAGCCCTTCGGGCTACTTGTGCAAGAAGGAATCGGCAGTCACTGTGAACGACTTCATCTTCTCAGGCCTCGGTGTGCCCGGGAACACCACGAACCTCATCAAGGCCGCGGTGACCACGGCGTTCGTGGGTCAGCTCCCGGGCCTGAACGGGCTTGGCATCTCCTTGGCCCGCCTGGACTTGGCCCCGGGCGGGGTCATCCCGATCCACACGCACCCGGGCGGCTCTGAGGTCCTCATCGTCCTCCAAGGGTCGATCTGCGCCGGGTTCATCTCGTCCGCGAACAACGTTTACTTTAAGAACCTCAACAAAGGGGACAGCATGGTGTTCCCCCAGGGGCTATTGCATTTCCAAGTGAATGCTGCTAAAGGTCCAAGCATCGCCATAGTCAGCTTCAGCAGCCCGAGCCCCGGGCTTCAAATCGTGGACTTTGCTCTCTTCGGAAACAACTTGCCCTCCGCGTTGGTGGAGGCCATCACTTTCCTTGATGATGCTCAGGTCAAGAAGCTTAAGGCTCTTCTTGGTGGCACTGGCTAA
- the LOC125314819 gene encoding uncharacterized protein LOC125314819 — protein sequence MAKITSRSETALHIAALSAQDQFVENLVELLSPFPEALEMIDSDGRTALHNAVLCGRIRMVKALVRCNPKLTQLADNEGRVSLGISAVEASMHKEIAWFLAKNTSDDGPSHPFSNPSAIDCIINLTYAGHHDITLHLVGRYPHLMTMKSAKHQGISILYSLAMMQSHYPSGTRLSVLEALIYKCIPVDLNYKPTDTNSDPALQCLTGSFWNATKVVVPIIKRVHEVKLRHVAAFELAKQICVAISYMNTTEIMNFFQEGELLAQATSRGISEIVKLCTQFFPELIWISLYSRRLRTLSVEFRQEKIVNLFLRESSNSELSLVPAPIKYDSRWMIYEATHYNPKFDAITNVAGAAFQMQRELQWYKAVESWIIPTRRTELYDQKTYWSMFVENHKMLLENGEKWVKDTSNSCMLVSTLIATVLFAAAFTLPGGNDRKTGVPLLLGHDPFLVFAISDALGLFSSVMAMLLFLAILTSRYEAEDFLDSLPKKIIMGLSFLFLSLAFMPVAFAATLTIVLDKRLEWVLIPITLLASVPVALFAVLQLPLLVQMVKSTYGPSIFRPESIWE from the exons atggccaaaataacAAGCAGATCAGAAACAGCTCTTCACATAGCCGCTTTGAGTGCACAAGACCAATTCGTTGAGAACCTGGTTGAGCTCTTGTCTCCATTCCCTGAAGCGCTTGAAATGATTGATTCTGATGGCCGCACAGCCCTCCACAACGCTGTCCTTTGTGGAAGGATAAGGATGGTCAAGGCATTAGTTAGATGTAATCCTAAGCTGACGCAACTTGCAGATAATGAAGGACGTGTTTCTTTGGGAATATCTGCTGTGGAAGCTTCTATGCATAAGGAGATTGCTTGGTTCCTGGCAAAAAACACGTCAGACGACGGGCCAAGTCATCCCTTCAGCAATCCTTCTGCGATTGATTGCATTATAAATCTCACATACGCTGGTCATCATG ATATCACCCTTCATCTAGTCGGGCGGTACCCCCACTTAATGACCATGAAAAGTGCAAAGCATCAAGGCATATCTATACTTTACTCGTTGGCAATGATGCAGTCTCACTATCCCAGCGGAACCAGGCTGAGTGTTTTGGAAGCATTGATATACAAAT GTATTCCGGTGGACTTGAACTACAAACCAACAGATACAAATTCGGATCC GGCCCTTCAATGTCTTACAGGGTCATTCTGGAATGCCACCAAAGTCGTTG tTCCTATAATCAAAAGAGTCCATGAGGTGAAGCTGAGACATGTGGCGGCATTCGAGTTGGCAAAACAAATTTGCGTTGCGATCTCTTATATGAATACTACCGAGatcatgaattttttccaagaggGGGAATTGTTGGCTCAAGCTACAAGCAGAGGAATCAGTGAAATTGTGAAACTATGTACTCAGTTTTTCCCGGAGCTTATTTGGATTTCGCTTTATAGTAGGAGGTTAAGGACACTTTCTGTGGAGTTTCGCCAAGAAAAGATTGTCAATCTCTTTCTAAGGGAAAGCTCAAACAGTGAGTTGTCATTAGTGCCGGCACCTATAAAATATGATTCAAGGTGGATGATATATGAAGCAACACATTACAACCCTAAGTTCGATGCGATAACTAATGTCGCTGGAGCAGCTTTTCAGATGCAAAGAGAACTCCAGTGGTACAAG GCTGTGGAAAGCTGGATTATCCCTACTAGAAGAACCGAATTATATGACCAGAAAACATATTGGAGTATGTTTGTGGAGAATCACAAAATGCTGCTTGAGAATGGAGAGAAGTGGGTGAAGGACACATCAAATTCATGTATGCTTGTCTCAACTTTAATTGCCACAGTATTGTTTGCTGCCGCATTCACTCTTCCTGGAGGGAATGACCGCAAAACTGGAGTGCCATTGTTGTTAGGACATGACCCTTTCCTGGTTTTCGCAATTTCGGATGCCTTAGGCTTATTTTCCTCCGTGATGGCCATGTTGTTATTTCTAGCCATCTTAACATCGCGGTATGAGGCGGAAGATTTTCTTGACTCATTGCCTAAGAAGATCATAATGGGCCTTagctttctcttcctctccttggcTTTTATGCCAGTGGCCTTTGCTGCAACTCTCACAATTGTACTGGATAAGAGACTGGAGTGGGTTCTCATTCCCATCACTTTGTTGGCCTCTGTCCCCGTGGCTTTATTCGCTGTACTACAGCTTCCCCTGCTAGTCCAGATGGTTAAATCCACCTACGGACCAAGCATCTTTCGTCCCGAGAGCATTTGGGAGTGA
- the LOC115727317 gene encoding uncharacterized protein LOC115727317, whose translation MATQPSEIQGKSNGAEQPEGMSERVVDGHYYRPLLQAAFRGDWESAERFFEGDSASKTAKITSRSETVLHIAALSAQDQFFENLVELLSPYPEALEIADCHGCTALHNAVLCGRIRMVKALVRCNPKLTQLADKKGRVPLAMSAVEASLHKEIAWFLAKNTTDGGPSHPFTGPDAIETLIDLTFAGHHDITLYLVRQYPHLMTMKSKKDEEKSILFVLALSESHFPSGTRLSLLETMIYKCIPVDLNYKPTNENSDPVFQCLSRSLWDAAKVVVPIIKRVHEVKLKHVTAIELAKQVCIAISHMSTNEINNFFQDGQLLLQATVKGISEIVKLCIQFFPKLILISPEGERLMTRTVQYRQERTLKLFLRATSTNELSLVPGPTRDESLSLMLMATEYKAAQYNSSFDAVTDVAGAAFQMQRELQWYKAVESWVVPDVRTGHSEGKTFWNMFVENHKDLIESGEKWVKDTSNSCMLVATLIATVLFAAAFTVPGGNDENNGIPLLLGHDSFLVFAISDALGLFSSVTTILLFLAILTSRYEAQDFLESLPKKIIRGLCFLFLSFAFMLVASAATLTIVLDKRLEWVLIPITLLTSFPVFLFLILQLPLLFQMVKSTYGPSIFHAEDIWK comes from the exons ATGGCGACGCAACCAAGTGAGATACAAGGAAAGTCGAATGGTGCTGAACAAccagaag GAATGTCAGAAAGGGTAGTGGATGGACACTATTACCGACCGTTGTTGCAAGCTGCATTCAGGGGTGACTGGGAATCTGCTGAAAGATTTTTTGAAGGAGATTCTGCTTCGAAGACGGCCAAAATAACAAGCAGATCAGAAACAGTGCTTCACATAGCTGCTCTGAGCGCACAGGACCAATTTTTTGAGAACCTGGTTGAGCTCTTGTCTCCATATCCGGAAGCTCTTGAAATTGCGGATTGTCATGGCTGCACAGCCCTCCACAATGCTGTCCTGTGTGGAAGGATAAGGATGGTCAAGGCATTAGTTAGGTGTAATCCTAAGTTGACCCAACTTGCAGATAAGAAAGGACGTGTTCCTTTGGCAATGTCTGCTGTGGAAGCTTCTCTGCATAAGGAGATTGCCTGGTTCCTGGCGAAAAATACGACAGACGGTGGGCCAAGTCATCCCTTCACTGGTCCCGATGCAATTGAGACCCTTATAGATCTCACCTTCGCTGGTCATCATG ATATCACCCTTTATCTAGTCAGGCAGTACCCTCACTTAATGACcatgaaaagtaaaaaggaTGAAGAAAAATCCATACTGTTCGTGTTGGCGTTGTCGGAATCTCACTTTCCCAGCGGAACCAGGCTCAGTCTTTTGGAAACAATGATATACAAAT GTATTCCGGTGGACTTGAACTACAAACCAACAAATGAAAATTCGGATCCGG TGTTTCAATGTCTTTCAAGGTCACTTTGGGATGCCGCCAAAGTCGTAG tTCCTATAATTAAGAGAGTTCATGAGGTGAAGCTGAAACACGTGACGGCAATCGAATTGGCAAAACAAGTTTGCATTGCGATCTCTCATATGAGTACAAATGAGATCAACAATTTCTTTCAAGACGGGCAACTGCTGCTTCAAGCTACTGTAAAGGGAATCAGTGAAATAGTGAAGCTCTGTATACAGTTTTTTCCAAAGCTTATTTTGATTTCGCCTGAGGGTGAGAGGTTGATGACACGTACAGTGCAATATCGCCAAGAAAGGACTCTCAAACTCTTTTTGAGGGCAACCTCAACCAATGAGTTGTCATTAGTTCCAGGGCCTACACGGGATGAATCGTTGAGTTTAATGCTCATGGCAACAGAGTACAAAGCCGCACAATACAATTCTAGTTTCGATGCTGTAACTGATGTGGCTGGAGCAGCTTTTCAAATGCAGAGAGAACTCCAATGGTATAAG GCTGTGGAAAGCTGGGTTGTCCCTGACGTGAGAACCGGCCACAGCGAGGGGAAAACATTTTGGAATATGTTCGTGGAGAATCACAAAGATTTGATTGAGAGTGGAGAGAAGTGGGTGAAGGACACATCAAATTCATGTATGCTCGTCGCGACTTTAATTGCCACAGTATTGTTCGCTGCTGCATTCACTGTGCCTGGAGGGAACGATGAAAATAACGGAATCCCCTTATTGTTAGGACATGACTCTTTTCTGGTTTTCGCAATTTCAGATGCGTTAGGTTTGTTCTCCTCCGTGACAACCATCTTGCTATTCCTAGCCATCTTAACTTCGCGATATGAGGCTCAAGATTTTCTTGAATCATTGCCTAAGAAGATTATTAGGGGCCtttgttttctcttcctctcctttgCTTTCATGCTGGTGGCCTCCGCTGCAACTCTCACAATTGTGCTGGATAAGAGACTGGAGTGGGTTCTCATTCCCATCACTTTGCTGACCTCTTTTCCCGTGTTTTTATTCCTAATACTACAGCTTCCCCTGCTATTCCAAATGGTTAAATCCACCTATGGGCCGAGCATCTTTCATGCCGAGGACATTTGGAAGTGA